One region of Penaeus vannamei isolate JL-2024 chromosome 36, ASM4276789v1, whole genome shotgun sequence genomic DNA includes:
- the LOC113805857 gene encoding uncharacterized protein isoform X2 encodes MSLTSTLARPTATRVPASSTLSRQTGVMARGVAGGVAEERNETIKWLWEADASEVMLAVGHAHGCRRVLPCYTLNTLAPLRPEQVEEALRHLQRQTQALRVFMKIRNGKFWICESDQDEISFKVLEGGDPVQAMWRYTNTPVGYDQAPLWQGVFMPGNGSDARAASGPSHLKEVRERFPHQSYLAMPIHHAFIGGPTMPLITQRLVELLNAVIAGRPIDDSRQIGELVPSTEIDAAKRRIREEFERDPARLEAMKEEMLACDSEPVLLKAFPRPGGAPSSGHVFRDVSPALLQKFTAKCKSEGVTFNSGLQAAINTALVETVAEAGLQQDAFSLSINLATDVRRYMSRNPLQVLGLHVRPTVHRVATPARVRDHFWHYCRALHDSLSGPIRSGLALQQEVVREMTQPPGDPHRYYMTPPPVLRDFGLASVGDLTTLIRGEGDHLQLTDILMASSAHRFLYMMLHQIYTFRGHSPYSVSYDTSYMTHETATLIADKVLATIADVCK; translated from the exons CCTGACCTCGACCTTAGCGAGGCCGACGGCGACAAGGGTTCCCGCGAGCAGCACCTTGAGCAGGCAGACAGGGGTCATGGCGAGGGGCGTGGCAGGGGGCGTGGCTGAGGAGAGGAACGAGACGATCAAATGGCTCTGGGAAGCGGATGCCAGCGAGGTTATGCTTGCTGTGGGACACGCTCATGGGTGCAGGCGGGTGCTGCCTTGCTACACTCTGAACACGCTGGCGCCTCTGCGTCCTGAGCAAGTGGAGGAGGCGCTGCGCCATCTGCAGAG ACAGACTCAAGCTCTTCGTGTCTTCATGAAAATCAGAAATGGAAAATTCTGGATCTGTGAAAGCGACCAAGACGAAATTAGTTTCAAG gtgttggagggaggagacCCCGTGCAGGCGATGTGGCGCTACACCAACACGCCCGTCGGCTATGACCAAGCCCCCCTGTGGCAGGGCGTCTTCATGCCAGGTAACGGCAGTGACGCCAGGGCTGCTAGCGGGCCTTCCCACCTGAAGGAGGTCCGGGAGAGGTTTCCTCACCAGAGCTACCTCGCCATGCCCATCCACCACGCCTTCATCGGTGGTCCGACGATGCCCTTGATCACCCAGAGGCTCGTGGAGCTGCTCAACGCCGTCATCGCAGGCCGCCCCATCGACGACTCGCGGCAGATCGGAGAGCTGGTGCCGTCGACGGAGATCGACGCGGCGAAGCGAAGGATCCGCGAGGAGTTCGAGAGGGACCCGGCGCGTCTGGAGGCCATGAAGGAGGAGATGCTGGCCTGCGACTCTGAGCCGGTCCTGCTGAAGGCGTTTCCGAGGCCTGGGGGCGCGCCCTCCTCCGGCCACGTCTTCAGGGACGTCAGCCCGGCGCTCCTTCAGAAGTTCACCGCCAAGTGCAAGTCCGAGGGCGTGACGTTCAACAGCGGGCTGCAGGCGGCCATCAACACGGCTCTGGTGGAGACTGTGGCGGAGGCCGGCCTGCAGCAGGACGCCTTCAGCCTCAGCATCAACCTCGCCACCGACGTCCGCCGTTACATGAGCAGGAACCCCCTGCAGGTGCTGGGCCTGCACGTGCGTCCGACTGTACACCGCGTGGCCACACCCGCACGCGTGCGCGACCACTTCTGGCACTATTGCAGGGCCTTGCACGATTCCCTGTCAGGACCAATTCGCTCCGGCTTGGCGCTGCAGCAGGAGGTGGTGCGTGAGATGACTCAGCCACCCGGTGACCCACACCGATACTACATGACACCCCCGCCTGTGCTCAGGGACTTCGGCCTTGCCAGCGTGGGCGATCTGACCACACTTATCAGGGGGGAGGGCGACCACCTCCAGCTGACGGACATCCTCATGGCTTCATCTGCTCACCGCTTCCTGTACATGATGCTTCATCAGATCTACACATTCCGCGGTCACTCTCCTTACTCCGTCAGCTATGACACGTCCTACATGACTCACGAGACGGCCACCTTGATTGCAGACAAAGTGTTAGCGACAATCGCGGACGTTTGTAAAtaa
- the LOC113805857 gene encoding uncharacterized protein isoform X1: MATLKRLRVCRYMSLTSTLARPTATRVPASSTLSRQTGVMARGVAGGVAEERNETIKWLWEADASEVMLAVGHAHGCRRVLPCYTLNTLAPLRPEQVEEALRHLQRQTQALRVFMKIRNGKFWICESDQDEISFKVLEGGDPVQAMWRYTNTPVGYDQAPLWQGVFMPGNGSDARAASGPSHLKEVRERFPHQSYLAMPIHHAFIGGPTMPLITQRLVELLNAVIAGRPIDDSRQIGELVPSTEIDAAKRRIREEFERDPARLEAMKEEMLACDSEPVLLKAFPRPGGAPSSGHVFRDVSPALLQKFTAKCKSEGVTFNSGLQAAINTALVETVAEAGLQQDAFSLSINLATDVRRYMSRNPLQVLGLHVRPTVHRVATPARVRDHFWHYCRALHDSLSGPIRSGLALQQEVVREMTQPPGDPHRYYMTPPPVLRDFGLASVGDLTTLIRGEGDHLQLTDILMASSAHRFLYMMLHQIYTFRGHSPYSVSYDTSYMTHETATLIADKVLATIADVCK, from the exons CCTGACCTCGACCTTAGCGAGGCCGACGGCGACAAGGGTTCCCGCGAGCAGCACCTTGAGCAGGCAGACAGGGGTCATGGCGAGGGGCGTGGCAGGGGGCGTGGCTGAGGAGAGGAACGAGACGATCAAATGGCTCTGGGAAGCGGATGCCAGCGAGGTTATGCTTGCTGTGGGACACGCTCATGGGTGCAGGCGGGTGCTGCCTTGCTACACTCTGAACACGCTGGCGCCTCTGCGTCCTGAGCAAGTGGAGGAGGCGCTGCGCCATCTGCAGAG ACAGACTCAAGCTCTTCGTGTCTTCATGAAAATCAGAAATGGAAAATTCTGGATCTGTGAAAGCGACCAAGACGAAATTAGTTTCAAG gtgttggagggaggagacCCCGTGCAGGCGATGTGGCGCTACACCAACACGCCCGTCGGCTATGACCAAGCCCCCCTGTGGCAGGGCGTCTTCATGCCAGGTAACGGCAGTGACGCCAGGGCTGCTAGCGGGCCTTCCCACCTGAAGGAGGTCCGGGAGAGGTTTCCTCACCAGAGCTACCTCGCCATGCCCATCCACCACGCCTTCATCGGTGGTCCGACGATGCCCTTGATCACCCAGAGGCTCGTGGAGCTGCTCAACGCCGTCATCGCAGGCCGCCCCATCGACGACTCGCGGCAGATCGGAGAGCTGGTGCCGTCGACGGAGATCGACGCGGCGAAGCGAAGGATCCGCGAGGAGTTCGAGAGGGACCCGGCGCGTCTGGAGGCCATGAAGGAGGAGATGCTGGCCTGCGACTCTGAGCCGGTCCTGCTGAAGGCGTTTCCGAGGCCTGGGGGCGCGCCCTCCTCCGGCCACGTCTTCAGGGACGTCAGCCCGGCGCTCCTTCAGAAGTTCACCGCCAAGTGCAAGTCCGAGGGCGTGACGTTCAACAGCGGGCTGCAGGCGGCCATCAACACGGCTCTGGTGGAGACTGTGGCGGAGGCCGGCCTGCAGCAGGACGCCTTCAGCCTCAGCATCAACCTCGCCACCGACGTCCGCCGTTACATGAGCAGGAACCCCCTGCAGGTGCTGGGCCTGCACGTGCGTCCGACTGTACACCGCGTGGCCACACCCGCACGCGTGCGCGACCACTTCTGGCACTATTGCAGGGCCTTGCACGATTCCCTGTCAGGACCAATTCGCTCCGGCTTGGCGCTGCAGCAGGAGGTGGTGCGTGAGATGACTCAGCCACCCGGTGACCCACACCGATACTACATGACACCCCCGCCTGTGCTCAGGGACTTCGGCCTTGCCAGCGTGGGCGATCTGACCACACTTATCAGGGGGGAGGGCGACCACCTCCAGCTGACGGACATCCTCATGGCTTCATCTGCTCACCGCTTCCTGTACATGATGCTTCATCAGATCTACACATTCCGCGGTCACTCTCCTTACTCCGTCAGCTATGACACGTCCTACATGACTCACGAGACGGCCACCTTGATTGCAGACAAAGTGTTAGCGACAATCGCGGACGTTTGTAAAtaa